Below is a genomic region from Flavobacterium ginsengisoli.
ATTGTATGCCACGAAACGATCATTATCTGTTGCTTCTGGGTCGTCAAGAATTTTTCTTAATTTTTGTAAATGTGTCGTTCTCAACATAAACGAAACATCAGTCAAAGCTTCTTCAGCCAATAACTCTAAACCTTTTGGATCAACTGTTAAAACTTCGCGTTCTCCAAATTTCTCTACTTTCACAAAATCAGAAGTGATTTTGCGGTACTGCGTATCATCCTTTAAGATCGGATAAGGATCTTGGTATATAAAATCGATCATTGTTTTGTTTTTTTACAAATTTAGAAATTATTTACCTAAGAAAGAATTTGAATTAGGGCTCTTCTGCAACTGTTTTTTTATTCTGCGGCGTTAAATTGATCAAACGTCATCTTTTTTTCAAAATACGGTTTGTCTTTTGCAGAAAGCGACATCTTTTTCCATTTATTGTCTTTTAATTCAAAAGAGATTGAGTCTGAGTGTTGAAGAATTCCCATATCCATGTTCTCATCCTCGTCTGCAGGTAAAAACGCAACAGTTTTGCAATAAAAAGATTTTGGATCAGATTTGGTAGAAGGATTTACGATTTCAACCCAGTTCCCCCAGCCGCTGTCAGACATTGAGCTCCATTGGTGTACTAATTGTAGTCCGCTGTTTTTTAAATAATAAAGATAGTTTTCGTGTGAATAACCACAAGCAGGATATCCAAAATTGATTTGTATAAAAGGAGAATTTTTAGCAGTCTCAGATGTTAATCCGTAAGAAGCTGTCCACTCAGAACCTTTTTGAAAACTTTTAATCGCAACTTTAGAAGATGCGGTTTTGGTTTTATTCTGATAAAAGTCTAATCGGTATTTTACAGTAACAATGCTGTCTTTATCTGCTTGCTGATCTACCAAATGCGCTAAAATAAAATCTGTCGAAGATTCTGTTTCTCCAGTATAAATCGCTACAGTATCGGTTTTAATAATTTTTTCATTAGCTGAAACTTCTAATGTCTCCTGTGGTTCAATGATTTCTGCTGTTGGTGGTGCAGCATCTGTAGGTTTTGTTTTTTGGCAACCGATTAAGAGCAATACGAAGAAAAAGGGGGCTATTTTCATAAGGTTTATATTAGATTTTCAAATATAAATTTTTCATCGTAATCGACATTAAATTTATTTAGAAAATTCAGAAATTCATCATTAAAATTTTGCTTTTTATGATGTTCCTTTTGATTTTCAATGTATTTGTAAACAGAATTAATTTGAGATTGACTATATGAGAAAACGCCATATCCGACTTGCCATGAAAATTTGGATTTGGTTAATTGATTGTCGTTGATATACTTTGAAGATTTTGCCTTAACATTTTTCATGAGTTCAGATATTGAAATACTTGGCTTAATGGCTAATAAACAATGTAGATGATCTTCGACACCATTTACAATAATTGTTTTGCCTCCATTTTCATTAATTAAATTTCCAATCACGCCAAGCAATTTTGATTTCCAGCTTTCCTCAATTACGGCATTTCTATATTTGACTGCAAAAACTACTTGAATGTAAATTTGATGATAGGTATTTGCCATACTTTTTTTGGCAAAATAAATCATATCTCTTTAATTATTGTAGTATTTGTCTTTCTTTTTTTTGAATGTGTCGTTCCGCTGGAACTTTTGGAATTATTAATTATATTATTTTCCACGGATTAAAATCCGTGGCTACAATATTTAAACGTTCCTACGGAACTTTGTCAAATGTTTATTTGTAAAAGAGCCATTGGCTCGAAATATTTTGTAGGGCCGGATTTTAATCCGGTTAACAATGAAAAAAATCCGCATTTAATTTGAAGAGCCATCGGCTCGATTCATATTTTA
It encodes:
- the tnpA gene encoding IS200/IS605 family transposase, translating into MANTYHQIYIQVVFAVKYRNAVIEESWKSKLLGVIGNLINENGGKTIIVNGVEDHLHCLLAIKPSISISELMKNVKAKSSKYINDNQLTKSKFSWQVGYGVFSYSQSQINSVYKYIENQKEHHKKQNFNDEFLNFLNKFNVDYDEKFIFENLI